One part of the Gossypium raimondii isolate GPD5lz chromosome 1, ASM2569854v1, whole genome shotgun sequence genome encodes these proteins:
- the LOC105786985 gene encoding uncharacterized protein LOC105786985, producing MARLQILLSEYDIVYESQKSIKGSAIADFLASRAMEEYEPLRFDFPDEYLMCIFEGESSKDQSWKMSFDGASNALGHGIGAVLVSPEGNHYPLTARLNFFCTNNIAEYEACIMGLRAAIERKIEILEVYGDSALVIYQIRGDWEVRDSKLVKYRYLVAELVKEFKEVTFHYFPKEENQLANALATLASMFKANRETEIMPLQMSIYEVPAHCFSIEKESYGRPWFHDILEYIKNQRYPEQANENDKRTIRRITAGFVLDGDILYKRGKDQMLLRCVDAVEARKILKEVHEGIFGTHAMGLLWLGRL from the coding sequence ATGGCACGATTGCAGATCCTATTGTCTGAGTATGACATTGTGTATGAGAGCCAAAAGTCGATAAAGGGAAGCGCGATAGCTGACTTCTTGGCAAGTCGAGCAATGGAGGAATATGAGCCGTTGAGATTTGATTTCCCAGATGAATACTTGATGTGCATTTTCGAAGGTGAATCATCAAAAGATCAGTCATGGAAAATGAGTTTTGATGGGGCATCGAACGCATTGGGGCACGGGATAGGAGCAGTCTTAGTGTCACCGGAAGGAAACCATTACCCGCTCACTGCCAGATTGAATTTCTTCTGTACTAATAACATagcagaatatgaagcttgcatcatgggactTCGTGCAGCTATTGAACGGAAAATAGAAATCTTAGAGGTGTATGGGGACTCAGCGTTAGTGATTTATCAAATTCGTGGAGATTGGGAAGTAAGAGATTCGAAATTAGTCAAGTATCGCTATCTCGTGGCGGAATTGGTCAAAGAATTCAAAGAAGTGACATTTCATTACTTCCCAAAAGAAGAAAACCAGTTGGCTAACGCCCTGGCCAcattggcttcaatgttcaaagCAAACAGAGAAACAGAAATAATGCCTCTCCAAATGAGCATATATGAGGTCCCCGCACACTGTTTTAGCATTGAGAAGGAGTCATATGGACGACCATGGTTTCATGACATCTTGGAGTACATTAAGAATCAAAGGTATCCCGAGCAAGCAAACGAGAATGACAAGAGAACAATCAGGAGAATAACGGCTGGGTTTGTTCTTGACGGGGATATCCTATACAAAAGAGGAAAGGATCAAATGCTTCTGAGATGCGTGGACGCTGTTGAAGCCAGAAAAATACTTAAAGAGGTCCATGAAGGAATTTTTGGAACGCATGCAATGGGTTTACTATGGCTAGGCAGATTGTGA